A region from the Metopolophium dirhodum isolate CAU chromosome 9, ASM1992520v1, whole genome shotgun sequence genome encodes:
- the LOC132952039 gene encoding inactive selenide, water dikinase-like protein: MGDYIHTNIAQDNVAMVRLELAQNDQIPLRRPFDPLIHDLDPHFKLTRFADLKGRGCKVPQEVLNKLLEGFQQDENGHGEQSHFMHMTMTKIGIGMDAAVVPIRHGGLSLVQTTDYFYPLVDDPFVMGKIACSNVLSDLYAMGVTECDNMLMLLSVSTKMTEKERDVVIPLIMKGFKETAFEAGTTVTGGQTVVNPWCTIGGVATTVCQPNEFIIPDNAVVGDVLVLTKPLGTQVAVNAHQWVDQQDKWNRIKLIVSEEDVRKAYQRSMDSMARLNKTAAKLMHKYNAHGATDVTGFGLLGHAQTLAKHQKNEVSFVIHNLPVIAKMASVAKACGNMFQLLQGHSAETSGGLLICLPREQAAAYCKDIEKVEGYQAWIIGIVEKGNRTARIIDKPRVIEVPAKEKDGELW; this comes from the coding sequence ATGGGCgattatatacacacaaacattgCCCAGGACAATGTGGCGATGGTGCGGCTCGAGCTGGCACAGAACGATCAGATACCGCTGCGCCGACCATTCGACCCGCTCATCCACGACTTGGACCCACACTTTAAGTTGACCAGGTTCGCTGACCTCAAAGGACGGGGGTGCAAAGTTCCCCAAGAAGTACTCAACAAGCTTCTGGAGGGGTTCCAGCAGGATGAAAACGGTCATGGCGAACAATCGCACTTCATGCACATGACCATGACCAAAATTGGTATTGGGATGGACGCAGCCGTTGTACCCATTAGGCACGGTGGCCTGTCGCTAGTGCAGACGACCGATTACTTTTATCCACTTGTTGATGATCCATTTGTCATGGGCAAAATTGCCTGTTCCAACGTACTGAGCGACCTGTATGCCATGGGCGTGACCGAATGTGACAATATGCTCATGTTACTATCTGTATCGACCAAAATGACTGAAAAAGAACGAGATGTTGTGATACCGTTAATAATGAAAGGTTTTAAAGAAACAGCTTTTGAAGCTGGTACTACAGTGACGGGTGGACAGACTGTTGTAAATCCATGGTGTACCATTGGAGGTGTTGCAACTACTGTATGTCAACCAAACGAATTTATCATACCAGACAACGCTGTAGTTGGTGATGTTCTTGTATTGACCAAACCTCTTGGAACACAGGTAGCTGTAAATGCACATCAATGGGTTGATCAACAAGATAAATGGAATCGAATAAAACTAATTGTTTCAGAAGAAGATGTGAGGAAAGCTTATCAACGTTCTATGGACTCAATGGCTCGTTTAAATAAAACTGCAGCCAAATTGATGCACAAATACAATGCTCATGGTGCAACAGACGTCACTGGATTTGGGCTATTAGGTCATGCCCAAACATTAGCAAAACATCAAAAGAATGAAGTATCGTTTGTCATTCACAATCTTCCAGTAATTGCCAAAATGGCATCAGTAGCAAAAGCTTGTGGCAATATGTTCCAATTGTTACAAGGTCATTCAGCAGAGACATCAGGTGGACTTTTAATTTGCTTGCCAAGAGAACAAGCTGCAGCATATTGCAAAGATATTGAAAAAGTAGAAGGGTATCAGGCATGGATCATAGGTATCGTGGAGAAAGGCAATCGCACTGCTCGAATAATAGATAAACCTAGAGTAATAGAAGTTCCAGCTAAAGAAAAAGATGGAGAACTGTGGTAG
- the LOC132952040 gene encoding large ribosomal subunit protein uL11m: protein MSKYNASKLRQMKQGVEKIQHGKLRTNIPAGMATPGPPLGPMLGCRGINITAFCKDFNEKTKDIKEGIPLPTRVHVNPDRSYQISITKPPSMYYLKQAAGIQKGAMNPLKETAGMLTLKHVYEIALIKQTDENLEFRNLEEICNMLISTARSLGIKVVKDLNAEEYQQFLEERKIVLEERKRELQELKEAKMLRTA, encoded by the coding sequence ATGTCTAAGTACAACGCCAGTAAGTTGAGGCAAATGAAGCAAGGCGTGGAGAAAATACAACACGGTAAGTTGCGGACAAACATACCGGCCGGCATGGCTACACCGGGCCCTCCTCTCGGGCCCATGTTGGGCTGCAGGGGCATCAACATTACAGCGTTCTGCAAGGACTTCAACGAGAAGACCAAAGACATAAAAGAAGGCATACCCTTGCCGACACGGGTGCACGTCAATCCCGACCGCAGCTATCAGATATCTATTACAAAACCTCCTTCCATGTACTACCTGAAACAAGCTGCGGGCATACAGAAAGGAGCCATGAACCCCCTGAAGGAGACGGCCGGAATGCTTACGCTCAAACATGTGTACGAAATTGCATTGATAAAGCAGACTGACGAGAACCTAGAGTTTAGAAATCTAGAAGAAATATGCAACATGTTAATTTCTACTGCCAGGTCATTGGGCATCAAAGTAGTCAAGGATTTGAACGCTGAGGAGTATCAACAATTCTTAGAAGAAAGAAAGATTGTGTTGGAAGAACGAAAACGAGAATTGCAAGAACTGAAAGAAGCAAAAATGTTAAGAACggcataa
- the LOC132951999 gene encoding acyl carrier protein, mitochondrial-like, which translates to MMASLGKVLCGTFFTNTSLRVLRCYPMCAGKRYLSQSKNVNNLNLQTCRIPVTVMRHYSVKPPMTIEQIKKRILLVLQLYDKVNPDKLSLESHFINDLGLDSLDHVEVIMAIEDEFGFEIPDEDAEKLHKPKDIVQYVCDREDIYD; encoded by the exons ATGATGGCATCCCTTGGGAAAGTCTTGTGTGGTACGTTTTTCACCAACACCAGTCTACGGGTGTTGAGATGTTACCCGATGTGCGCAGGTAAACGGTATTTAAGTCAATCGAAAAACGTCAATAACCTAAATCTTCAGACATGCAGGATACCGGTG acGGTTATGCGGCATTACAGTGTCAAGCCACCGATGActattgaacaaattaaaaaacgtatccTATTAGTATTACAATTGTACGACAAGGTCAATCCAGATAAG cTTAGTCTTGAATCACATTTTATCAATGATCTTGGATTAGATTCATTAGATCACGTTGAAGTTATCATGGCCATAGAAGATgaatttg GTTTTGAAATACCGGATGAAGATGCCGAAAAGTTGCATAAACCTAAAGATATTGTGCAATATGTGTGTGACCGTGAagatatttatgattaa
- the LOC132951926 gene encoding telomere length regulation protein TEL2 homolog has protein sequence MWKVRELADKVTNVVLNYTEIEAKVREATNDEAWGPTGNLMQEVAQATFMFEHFPEVMGMLWKRMLHENKKNWRRTYKSLLLLNYLVKNGSERVVTSAREHIYDLRGLENYSFVDEFGKDQGINIRHKVRELIDFVQDDDKLREERKKAKKNKDKYIGLSSEAMGYKGAGVEKWDDAPRWKKDSNEFSDKKSSTLGFEESPNNSDENDIVDSEPELDLPRKPSAEAYKDRSLSPTKIQSPAKHRTPIKRIDLGAAAHYGKTQTVINSPVSTNNPLDTETSSVDLLNIVGNSNNQSNDFGDFNAVFSPAPNNDTVVENKSTNNDEFADFSSAFTQSMSLNSSSTNLSNQKIISNSDLLTSLPQSSTNGTSRNLLDLNFDALDNTVIGMMLKTLLESIHQRSDSNIKRFLQEFIEYLPGPMTPQKFTKLDCYPNYSQVIKVYSQVLEIILEQTNFVDYVDLITPIFAPDGGTLEMLDTSLHILLNYVTSNALSLRTDYAIELISSILTSDLIKSSLITETLNSNHNRFTVVIEFLLSLPHRLANKVGKNIPKLFTPVEFSNRIMYHILFVIDQLSQFYTLENMKPNTKPLSIMLGKTIASYLQNDFSTSLKILECWCLDDNYAVVIRSILTEVDRRAIDRLGYLFCRKLSTSDSLHNLIANAVSDVPNWNYTLCKKMIFLNYHEDDKIALNLMNYLYLVQKNSNSDILSTIILELVQIWGDKSALIHTPFEQHYYLSKLIIIGSACLSNIILDDEFKRDVEIKLFEGVPIHLESSEEKVRTIGMIVAEIIIGIVKRSEKEGAPTLNFEYDKLQDESKLIVKSLNELKNCVNRNKLEFNDAFEMLSNFFEDSDIIKTGCTNAITTFHNKVVKNTENTIENILDSDDDEFEPYDLSNDVEIDVKNRPKYIRDLIDGFNEQKDCKVWLGCLEASESLIKSQLPNDDVSFAIELLTLLIGMDQQFYMENFESLRYQSAIAVVTVFPYDCAKHLCHLFYESIGKYAVSHRILILNVLTGSAKELSGFQKVEEKQEEPIAEVNTSKYWEDVIKKRVQLKTRIISNPRKPIKSQSNRFVSVADAFFFPLIRGNLIEPIVSQQIDNTKQLDILGVHLLNSLSVILCCAINSMHATRMGVELLEWTWSLRFHKDVKIRIAVMGCLAAVLLSVPKFRLIDLGSSLIEFVMWLENVVTSEGVINKVDNEVNQEARKFAVQVLLLYRNVVGDQNMFS, from the exons ATGTGGAAAGTACGAGAACTCGCCGACAAAGT GACCAACGTAGTCCTCAACTATACAGAAATTGAAGCTAAAGTCAGAGAAGCCACCAACGATGAAGCTTGGGGTCCAACAG gtaACCTAATGCAAGAAGTAGCTCAAGCAACATTTATGTTTGAGCATTTCCCTGAAGTTATGGGAATGTTATGGAAACGAATGTTACATGAGAACAAGAAAAACTGGCGAAGGACTTATAAA agcctattattattaaattatttagttaaaaacgGATCTGAAAGAGTGGTTACATCAGCACGtgaacatatttatgatttaagaGGATTAGAAAACTATTCTTTTGTTGATGAATTTGGTAAAGACCAAGGAATCAATATAAG gcataaaGTGAGGGAACTGATTGATTTTGTACAAGATGATGATAAGTTGCGAGAAGAaagaaaaaaagcaaaaaaaaacaaagacaaATATATTGGACTGTCCAGTGAAGCCATGGGCTACAAAGGAGCAG gaGTTGAGAAGTGGGATGATGCACCTAGATGGAAAAAGGACAGTAATGAATTTAGTGACAAAAAAAGTAGTACACTAGGTTTTGAAGAATCACCTAATAACAG TGATGAAAATGATATAGTGGATTCAGAACCAGAACTTGATTTGCCACGTAAACCTTCTGCAGAAGCATATAAAGATCGTAGTTTGTCACCTACCAAAATTCAAAGTCCTGCCAAACATAGAACACCTATTAAACGCATTGATTTGGGTGCAGCAGCACATTATGGCAAGACACAAACTGTGATCAACTCTCCAGTATCTACCAATAATCCTTTAGATACGGAGACCAGCTCTGTTGATTTGTTAAATATTGTAGGCAACAGCAATAATCAATCAAatgattttggagattttaatGCAGTTTTTAGTCCTGCTCCTAATAATGACACTGTAGTAGAAAATAaaag TACCAACAATGATGAATTTGCTGATTTTAGTTCAGCATTTACTCAGTCTATGTCTTTAAACAGCAGTTCAACTAATTtat ctaaccaaaaaattatttctaattctGATCTCCTAACATCGTTACCACAGTCATCTACAAATGGAACAAGCCGTAACTTGTTAGATTTGAACTTTGATGCTTTAGATAACACAG TAATTGGAATGATGTTGAAGACACTTCTAGAATCCATTCATCAACGTTCagattcaaatattaaaagatttttgcaagaatttattgaatatttgccAGGCCCAATGACTCCacaaaaatttacaaaacttGATTGTTACCCAAACTATTCTCAAGTTATCAAAGTATACAGCCAAgtacttgaaataattttagaacaaaCAAATTTTGTTGATTATGTCGATTTGATTACACCAATATTTGCCCCTGATGGCGGTACTTTAGAAATGCTCGACACATCACTACACATTTTATTGAACTATGTCACTTCAAATGCATTATCTCTTAGAACTGATTATGCCATTGAATTAATCAGCTCCATATTAACAAGCGatttaataaaatcatcattGATTACTGAAACTTTAAATTCTAACCATAATCGTTTTACGGTAGTTATAGAATTTTTATTGTCATTACCACATAGACTAGCTAACAAAGTTGGGAAGAATATACCTAAATTGTTTACGCCTGTAGAATTTTCCAATAGAATAATGTATCATATATTGTTTGTCATCGACCAATTGAGCCAATTTTATACTTTAGAAAACATGAAACCTAATACAAAGCCACTTTCAATAATGTTAGGCAAAACTATTGCTTCTTACCTTCAAAATGATTTTTCTACTTCTTTGAAAATTTTAGAATGTTGGTGTTTAGATGATAATTATGCAGTTGTTATAAGAAGTATTCTTACAGAAGTTGATCGACGAGCAATTGATAGACTTGGTTATTTGTTTTGTCGTAAATTATCAACATCTGATTCGTTACATAATCTTATTGCAAATGCAGTAAGTGATGTACCCAACTGGAATTACACTTTGtgcaaaaaaatgatatttcttAATTATCATGAAGATGACAAAATAGCATTAAATCTAATGAATTACTTATACTTAGttcaaaaaaattctaattctgATATATTAAGTACCATAATCTTAGAACTTGTTCAAATTTGGGGAGATAAAAGTGCTTTGATTCATACACCTTTTGAACAACATTACTACTTATCAAAACTCATTATTATTGGTTCTGCATGtctatcaaatataatattggatgaCGAGTTTAAAAGAGATGTTGAGATTAAACTCTTTGAAGGTGTTCCAATTCATCTGGAGAGTTCAGAAGAAAAAGTTCGTACCATAGGAATGATAGTAGCAGAgattattattggtattgtaAAGCGCAGTGAAAAAGAAGGCGCACCTACTTTAAATTTTGAGTATGACAAATTACAGGATGAATCTAAATTGATAGTAAAATCATTGaacgaattaaaaaattgtgtaaaccgtaataaattagaatttaatgATGCGTTCGAAATGTTAAGTAACTTTTTTGAAGATTCTGATATTATCAAAACTGGATGTACCAATGCAATAACTACATTTCATAACAAGGTAGTGAAGAACACGgaaaatacaattgaaaacattttagacAGCGATGATGATGAATTTGAGCCTTATGATTTATCTAATGATGTTGAAATTGATGTAAAAAATAGACCTAAGTATATACGCGATCTTATTGATGGTTTCAATGAACAAAAAGATTGCAAGGTATGGCTTGGCTGTTTAGAGGCATCCGAAAGTCTAATTAAATCACAGTTACCTAATGATGATGTTTCATTTGCCATTGAACTGTTGACATTATTAATCGGTATGGATCAACAATTTTACATGGAGAATTTCGAGAGCCTAAGATATCAATCTGCTATCGCCGTAGTTACTGTTTTTCCCTACGATTGTGCCAAACACCTTTGTCACCTTTTTTATGAATCTATTGGCAAATATGCAGTTTCTCATCGCATTTTAATACTAAATGTATTAACTGGTTCTGCTAAAGAATTATCAGGCTTTCAAAAGGTTGAAGAGAAACAAGAAGAACCAATTGCAGAAGTGAATACTTCAAAGTATTGGGAAGATGTTATCAAAAAAAGAGTTCAGCTAAAGACCAGAATAATTTCCAATCCTAGAAAACCTATAAAATCTCAAAGTAATCGTTTTGTATCTGTAGCTGATGCGTTTTTCTTCCCTCTCATTCGTGGAAATTTAATCGAACCAATTGTTTCCCAACAAATTGACAATACTAAACAGTTAGACATTCTTGGAGTACATCTATTAAATTCACTATCAGTTATATTATGCTGTGCGATTAATTCTATGCATGCAACCCGTATGGGTGTAGAGCTTTTAGAATGGACATGGTCGTTAAGATTCCACAAAGATGTAAAAATACGAATTGCCGTTATGGGCTGCCTAGCAGCTGTTTTGTTGTCTGTGCCTAAATTTAGATTAATTGACTTGGGAAGCTCATTAATTGAATTTGTAATGTGGTTGGAAAACGTTGTCACATCTGAAGgagtaataaataaagttgaTAATGAAGTAAATCAAGAAGCAAGAAAATTTGCAGTTCAAGTTCTGTTACTTTATAGAAATGTTGTTGgtgatcaaaatatgttttcataa